A window of Mycolicibacterium fluoranthenivorans contains these coding sequences:
- a CDS encoding class I SAM-dependent methyltransferase yields the protein MARSETDSWDLASSVGATATMVAAARALATAEPDAIIDDPYAADLVRAVGVDFFTRLVNGDIEIPDDEAAAGGIRLITDTMAVRTRFFDDFFIAAGDAGVRQAVILASGLDTRPYRLHWPAGTVVYEIDQPDVLAFKTQSMDALGARPSAQRRTVAIDLREDWPSALTAAGFDPAAPSAWSAEGLLMYLPPDAQDRLFDEITALSVSGGRLATEYHGGDFGQSLGERAKEMVGQWGAQGFDIDLSELFYKGERNDVVDYLSARGWQVHSRSRRDVFADYGRQFPELANPLQHSVSITAIRD from the coding sequence ATGGCGCGGTCCGAGACGGACAGCTGGGACCTGGCCTCCAGCGTGGGCGCGACCGCCACCATGGTGGCCGCGGCCCGCGCGCTGGCCACCGCCGAACCCGACGCGATCATCGACGACCCGTATGCCGCGGACCTGGTGCGCGCGGTCGGTGTGGATTTCTTCACCCGGCTGGTCAATGGCGATATCGAGATCCCCGACGATGAGGCCGCCGCCGGCGGTATCCGGCTCATCACCGACACCATGGCCGTGCGGACCCGGTTCTTCGATGACTTCTTCATCGCTGCCGGGGACGCCGGCGTACGCCAGGCAGTCATCCTGGCCTCCGGCCTGGACACCCGGCCGTACCGCCTGCACTGGCCTGCGGGCACCGTGGTCTACGAGATCGACCAGCCAGACGTCCTCGCCTTCAAGACCCAGTCCATGGATGCCCTTGGCGCGAGGCCGTCAGCGCAGCGCAGGACCGTCGCGATCGACCTGCGCGAGGATTGGCCTTCGGCTTTGACGGCAGCCGGATTCGATCCGGCTGCACCGTCCGCCTGGAGCGCCGAGGGCCTGCTGATGTACCTGCCGCCCGACGCGCAGGACCGGCTCTTCGACGAGATCACCGCCTTGTCTGTGTCGGGTGGCCGGCTCGCCACCGAGTATCACGGCGGCGACTTCGGCCAGTCGCTCGGCGAACGCGCCAAGGAGATGGTCGGGCAGTGGGGCGCGCAAGGATTCGACATCGATCTGTCCGAGCTGTTCTACAAGGGTGAGCGCAACGACGTCGTGGACTATCTGTCCGCCCGGGGCTGGCAGGTGCACAGCCGCAGCCGCCGAGACGTGTTCGCCGACTACGGCCGGCAGTTCCCCGAACTGGCCAACCCGCTGCAGCACTCGGTATCCATCACTGCCATTCGGGACTGA
- the rpmD gene encoding 50S ribosomal protein L30, producing the protein MAELKITQVRGTIGARWKQRESLRTLGLRKIRQSVVREDNAQTRGLIKAVHHLITVEEV; encoded by the coding sequence ATGGCTGAACTGAAGATCACCCAGGTGCGCGGAACCATCGGCGCACGCTGGAAGCAGCGCGAAAGCCTGCGGACCCTCGGACTGCGGAAGATCCGTCAGTCGGTCGTTCGTGAGGACAACGCGCAGACCCGCGGCCTGATCAAGGCCGTCCATCACCTCATCACGGTTGAGGAGGTCTAG
- a CDS encoding class I SAM-dependent methyltransferase: protein MARVDGDTWDLASSVGATATMVAAARAMASAAPNPVIDDQFAAPLVRAVGVDFFTKLADGELGESDLGDDPRMNIARFANGMAARTRFFDDFFTAAGNTGVRQAVILASGLDARAYRLDWPAGTVVYEIDQPEVIEFKTQTLSDLGAQPTADRRTVAVDLRDDWVSALRGAGFDPAAPTAWIAEGLFGYLPSEAQDRLLDLITANSAPGSRLAAEAVPGTGDVDPEVLKERMQSVTDKWAEHGFDLDFSELVYLGDRTDAGTHLDDLGWQTSGVPTNELLARYGLPTLDEDAQFGSPIYITAVK from the coding sequence ATGGCACGCGTAGACGGCGATACCTGGGATCTGGCATCCAGCGTCGGCGCCACCGCGACCATGGTGGCGGCCGCCCGGGCAATGGCCTCGGCCGCCCCCAATCCGGTGATCGACGATCAGTTCGCGGCCCCACTGGTACGGGCGGTCGGCGTCGACTTCTTCACCAAGCTCGCCGACGGTGAACTCGGTGAATCGGATCTGGGTGACGATCCCCGGATGAACATCGCGCGGTTCGCCAACGGTATGGCTGCACGGACCCGGTTCTTCGACGACTTCTTCACCGCCGCCGGGAACACGGGTGTGCGCCAGGCCGTGATCCTGGCCTCGGGTCTCGATGCCCGTGCCTACCGGCTGGACTGGCCGGCAGGCACGGTGGTCTACGAGATCGACCAGCCCGAGGTCATCGAGTTCAAGACGCAGACACTGAGCGATCTGGGTGCGCAGCCCACCGCGGATCGCCGGACGGTGGCCGTCGACCTGCGCGACGACTGGGTGTCCGCGCTACGGGGCGCGGGGTTCGACCCGGCCGCGCCGACCGCCTGGATCGCCGAGGGCCTGTTCGGTTACCTGCCCTCGGAGGCGCAGGACCGGCTGCTCGACCTGATCACCGCGAACAGCGCCCCTGGCAGCCGACTGGCCGCCGAGGCGGTTCCGGGCACCGGCGACGTCGACCCCGAGGTGCTCAAGGAGCGCATGCAGTCGGTCACCGACAAATGGGCCGAGCACGGGTTCGACCTGGACTTCAGCGAGCTCGTCTATCTGGGCGACCGCACCGACGCCGGCACCCACCTCGACGACCTGGGTTGGCAGACTTCCGGCGTGCCCACCAACGAGCTGCTGGCCCGCTACGGCCTGCCCACGCTCGACGAGGACGCACAGTTCGGGTCGCCCATCTACATCACCGCGGTGAAGTGA
- a CDS encoding type Z 30S ribosomal protein S14, translating to MAKKALVNKANKKPKFAVRGYTRCNRCGRPHAVYRKFGLCRICLREMAHAGELPGVQKSSW from the coding sequence ATGGCAAAGAAGGCTCTGGTCAACAAGGCCAACAAGAAGCCGAAGTTCGCGGTGCGTGGCTACACCCGGTGCAACCGCTGCGGCCGTCCGCACGCGGTGTACCGCAAGTTCGGCTTGTGCCGAATCTGCTTGCGCGAGATGGCACATGCGGGCGAACTGCCCGGTGTGCAGAAGTCCAGCTGGTAA
- the rplR gene encoding 50S ribosomal protein L18, producing MATTKTEAATRKPVGQNISETRRNARLRRHARLRKKVEGTATTPRLMVNRSARHIHVQLIDDLTGTTLAAASSIEADVRAVEGDKKAVSTRVGQLIAERAKAAGIEAVVFDRGGYTYAGRIAALADAAREGGLKF from the coding sequence ATGGCTACCACGAAGACTGAAGCCGCCACCCGTAAGCCGGTGGGGCAGAACATCTCCGAGACCCGGCGCAACGCGCGCCTGCGCCGCCACGCCCGGCTGCGCAAGAAGGTCGAAGGCACCGCTACCACGCCGCGGCTCATGGTGAACCGCTCGGCGCGGCACATCCACGTGCAGCTCATCGATGACCTGACCGGCACCACGCTGGCCGCCGCGTCGTCGATCGAGGCCGACGTGCGTGCCGTCGAGGGCGACAAGAAGGCCGTCAGCACCCGCGTCGGTCAGCTGATCGCCGAGCGCGCCAAGGCCGCCGGTATCGAGGCCGTCGTGTTCGACCGCGGTGGGTACACCTACGCCGGTCGCATCGCGGCGCTTGCCGATGCCGCGCGCGAAGGCGGGCTGAAATTCTGA
- a CDS encoding class I SAM-dependent methyltransferase, whose product MATHSTARSDGDSWDVASSVGATATLVAAGRAIASTEPHGLIDDPYAAPLVRAVGIDFFTKMIDGELDLTDISPEAAKRARANIDEMAVRTKFFDEYLMAATETGIRQVVILASGLDSRAYRLAWPAGTVVYEIDQPEVIEFKTSTLADIGAAPTTERRTVSIDLREDWSTALRNAGFDAAAPSAWLAEGLLIYLPPEAQDRLLDVIDQLSAPGSTVATEFVPGLRDFDPEAVRDEAVSLKALGLDLDMSSLVYPGERHSAADYLGARGWEMTGVPRAELFARYGLPLPEVVADNPMAEIVYISGTQKR is encoded by the coding sequence ATGGCAACCCACAGCACTGCGCGCTCCGACGGCGACTCCTGGGATGTCGCCTCCAGCGTCGGCGCCACCGCCACCCTGGTGGCCGCCGGCCGCGCCATCGCCAGTACCGAACCGCACGGCTTGATCGACGATCCCTACGCAGCGCCGCTGGTACGCGCGGTCGGCATCGACTTCTTCACGAAGATGATCGACGGCGAGCTCGATCTGACGGACATCTCGCCGGAGGCTGCCAAGCGCGCTCGCGCCAATATCGACGAGATGGCCGTCCGGACAAAGTTCTTCGACGAGTATCTGATGGCCGCCACGGAGACGGGCATCCGGCAGGTCGTCATCCTGGCATCCGGACTCGACTCGCGCGCCTACCGCTTGGCCTGGCCCGCCGGGACGGTCGTCTACGAGATCGACCAGCCGGAGGTGATCGAGTTCAAGACCAGCACACTGGCCGACATCGGCGCCGCGCCGACCACCGAGCGCCGCACGGTGTCGATCGACCTGCGCGAGGATTGGTCCACCGCGCTGCGCAACGCCGGCTTCGATGCCGCCGCCCCGTCCGCCTGGCTGGCCGAGGGATTGCTGATCTACCTACCTCCGGAGGCCCAGGACCGCCTGCTCGACGTCATCGACCAACTCAGCGCCCCCGGAAGCACCGTGGCCACCGAGTTCGTTCCGGGACTGCGCGACTTCGACCCGGAGGCGGTGCGTGACGAGGCCGTGAGCCTGAAGGCGCTCGGACTGGACCTGGATATGTCGTCGCTGGTCTATCCCGGCGAAAGGCACTCTGCCGCCGACTATCTGGGCGCCAGGGGCTGGGAGATGACCGGTGTGCCACGGGCCGAACTCTTTGCGCGCTACGGGTTGCCGCTACCCGAGGTGGTTGCGGACAACCCGATGGCCGAGATCGTCTACATCAGCGGCACTCAGAAGCGATAG
- the rpsE gene encoding 30S ribosomal protein S5 has protein sequence MAEQAGAGSAQDNRGGRGDRDGRGRRDDRGGRGRGDDRGEKSNYIERVVTINRVSKVVKGGRRFSFTALVIVGDGNGMVGVGYGKAKEVPAAIAKGVEEARKNFFRVPLIGATIVHPVQGEAAAGVVMLRPASPGTGVIAGGACRAVLECAGVHDVLAKSLGSDNAINVVHATVAALKMIQRPEEVAARRGLSIEDVAPAGMLRARRESEALAAAAAREGNA, from the coding sequence ATGGCCGAGCAGGCTGGCGCCGGTTCGGCGCAGGACAATCGCGGCGGTCGTGGCGACCGTGACGGCCGTGGCCGTCGCGACGACCGCGGCGGTCGTGGCCGCGGTGACGACCGCGGCGAGAAGAGCAACTACATCGAGCGCGTTGTCACCATCAACCGCGTCTCCAAGGTGGTCAAGGGTGGTCGGCGCTTCAGCTTCACCGCTCTGGTCATCGTCGGTGACGGCAACGGCATGGTCGGCGTCGGCTACGGCAAGGCCAAGGAAGTTCCGGCCGCCATCGCCAAGGGTGTCGAGGAAGCGCGTAAGAACTTCTTCCGCGTGCCGCTGATCGGTGCCACCATCGTCCACCCGGTTCAGGGTGAGGCCGCGGCCGGTGTCGTGATGCTGCGACCGGCCAGCCCGGGTACCGGTGTCATCGCCGGCGGTGCTTGCCGCGCGGTGCTCGAATGTGCCGGCGTGCACGACGTTCTGGCGAAGTCGCTGGGTAGCGACAACGCGATCAACGTGGTGCATGCCACCGTGGCGGCGCTGAAGATGATTCAGCGCCCCGAAGAGGTGGCGGCCCGTCGTGGCCTGTCCATCGAGGATGTCGCGCCGGCCGGAATGCTGCGGGCCCGTCGCGAGAGCGAGGCGCTGGCTGCTGCAGCCGCGCGTGAAGGAAATGCGTGA
- a CDS encoding LLM class flavin-dependent oxidoreductase produces the protein MSFSFSLPQFVDTAFDTTGVKEYLARAEELGFDGGWTLEQTVGPAPLIAPLELLSYAAACTTRLRLGVAVLVTSLHDPLQLASAVTAVDRLSHGRLDLGVAPGGGGRQFSAFGVDGSSFISSFTEGLELMKAAWSDEPRLTFHGRFRDVADLQIVPKPVQRPHPPIWFGGNAPAALARAVRHGDAFLGAGSSTTVAFATAVHALRRELDEQARDAARFTIGKRVYLIVDDDRSRAWDRTVAGLDRIYGRGAGLEGVAVVGTPSDVVRGLAEVAAAGAQTILLNPLGATVAEDREQMERLAAEVIPQLPE, from the coding sequence GTGAGCTTCTCCTTCTCCCTGCCCCAGTTCGTGGACACCGCGTTCGACACCACCGGCGTCAAGGAGTATCTGGCCCGGGCCGAGGAGCTCGGGTTCGACGGCGGCTGGACGCTCGAGCAGACGGTCGGCCCCGCACCGCTGATCGCCCCTCTGGAACTGCTCTCCTATGCGGCGGCGTGCACGACACGGTTGCGGCTCGGGGTGGCGGTCTTGGTCACGTCGTTGCACGACCCGCTGCAGCTGGCATCGGCGGTCACCGCCGTCGACCGGCTCAGCCACGGCCGGCTCGATCTCGGAGTCGCCCCAGGCGGCGGCGGACGTCAGTTCTCGGCGTTCGGCGTCGACGGGTCGTCGTTCATCTCCAGCTTCACCGAAGGACTGGAATTGATGAAGGCGGCATGGTCGGACGAACCCCGGCTGACTTTCCACGGGCGGTTCCGCGATGTCGCCGACCTACAGATCGTGCCCAAGCCGGTGCAGCGCCCCCATCCGCCGATCTGGTTCGGCGGCAACGCACCTGCCGCGCTCGCCAGGGCGGTCCGGCACGGAGACGCGTTTCTGGGGGCGGGATCGTCCACCACCGTCGCCTTCGCGACCGCAGTGCACGCGCTGCGCCGCGAACTCGACGAACAAGCCAGGGACGCGGCCCGGTTCACCATCGGCAAGCGGGTCTACCTGATCGTCGACGACGACAGATCCCGCGCGTGGGATCGGACCGTGGCCGGGTTGGACCGGATCTACGGCCGTGGCGCGGGGCTCGAGGGCGTCGCGGTGGTAGGCACACCCTCCGACGTGGTGCGTGGACTGGCCGAGGTGGCCGCCGCGGGAGCACAGACCATCCTGCTGAACCCCCTGGGCGCGACAGTCGCCGAGGATCGTGAGCAGATGGAACGCCTTGCGGCCGAAGTAATCCCGCAGCTGCCTGAATGA
- the rplF gene encoding 50S ribosomal protein L6, with the protein MSRIGKQPVPVPAGVDVAIEGQNVSVKGPKGTLTLDIAEPIVVSRNDDGAIVVTRPNDERRNRSLHGLSRTLVANLVTGVTEGYTTKLEIFGVGYRVALKGANLEFALGYSHPVLIEAPEGITFAVETPTKFSVSGIDKQKVGQISAVIRRLRRPDPYKGKGVRYEGEQIRRKVGKTGK; encoded by the coding sequence ATGTCGCGTATTGGAAAACAGCCGGTTCCGGTTCCCGCCGGAGTCGACGTGGCCATCGAGGGCCAGAACGTGTCGGTCAAGGGGCCCAAGGGCACCCTGACCCTCGACATCGCGGAGCCGATCGTGGTGTCCCGCAATGACGATGGTGCCATCGTCGTGACCCGCCCCAACGACGAGCGGCGCAACCGCTCGCTGCACGGGCTGTCGCGCACGCTGGTCGCCAACCTGGTCACCGGTGTGACCGAGGGCTACACCACCAAGTTGGAGATCTTCGGCGTGGGCTACCGCGTCGCGCTCAAGGGCGCCAACCTGGAGTTCGCGCTCGGCTACAGCCACCCAGTGCTCATCGAGGCGCCGGAAGGCATCACCTTTGCGGTGGAGACGCCCACCAAATTCTCGGTCTCCGGCATCGACAAGCAGAAGGTCGGCCAGATCTCCGCTGTCATCCGTCGCCTGCGCCGTCCCGACCCGTACAAGGGCAAGGGCGTGCGTTACGAGGGTGAGCAGATCCGCCGCAAGGTCGGAAAGACAGGTAAGTAA
- the rplN gene encoding 50S ribosomal protein L14 has product MIQQESRLKVADNTGAKEILCIRVLGGSSRRYAGIGDIIVATVKDAIPGGNVKRGDVVKAVVVRTVKERRRADGSYIKFDENAAVIIKNDNDPRGTRIFGPVGRELREKKFMKIVSLAPEVL; this is encoded by the coding sequence GTGATTCAGCAGGAATCGCGGCTGAAGGTCGCCGACAACACGGGTGCCAAGGAGATCTTGTGCATCCGCGTGCTCGGTGGCTCGTCGCGGCGCTATGCCGGTATCGGCGACATCATCGTGGCGACCGTCAAGGACGCCATCCCCGGCGGCAACGTCAAACGTGGTGACGTCGTCAAGGCCGTCGTGGTGCGCACCGTCAAGGAGCGTCGCCGCGCCGACGGCAGCTACATCAAGTTCGACGAGAACGCCGCCGTCATCATCAAGAACGACAACGACCCCCGTGGCACCCGCATCTTCGGGCCGGTCGGTCGTGAGCTGCGTGAGAAGAAGTTCATGAAGATCGTTTCGCTTGCCCCGGAGGTGTTGTAA
- a CDS encoding TetR/AcrR family transcriptional regulator, which produces MTRWPPDSTRDPAASNADKIRNAALVNFAARGVGATSLREVACAAGVSIGLVQHHFGTKAGLVDAVDRYVVEVIQTTLASGPGPTTLEAFGQKVTALLVQHPTVVDYLARSLVEVTPVGSAIFDTLIEQGLTRWERRADEGLARDDLDHTWAALNPVLLFFGTVLLRPHIERHLPAPFTSPAQLERWGVAVNDMMRRGQMRPED; this is translated from the coding sequence GTGACTCGCTGGCCGCCGGATTCCACCCGCGATCCGGCCGCTTCGAATGCCGACAAGATCCGCAACGCCGCGCTCGTCAACTTCGCCGCGCGCGGTGTCGGGGCGACCTCGTTGCGCGAGGTCGCGTGCGCGGCAGGGGTGTCCATCGGACTGGTCCAGCACCATTTCGGGACCAAGGCCGGGCTGGTCGACGCGGTCGACCGGTACGTCGTCGAAGTGATCCAGACAACGCTCGCGTCCGGGCCGGGACCCACCACGCTCGAGGCCTTCGGGCAGAAGGTCACCGCACTGTTGGTACAGCACCCCACTGTCGTCGACTATCTGGCCCGGTCACTCGTGGAGGTCACACCGGTCGGGTCCGCGATCTTCGACACCTTGATCGAACAGGGCCTGACCCGGTGGGAGCGGCGGGCTGATGAGGGCCTCGCCCGCGACGATCTGGACCACACCTGGGCGGCGCTCAATCCGGTGCTGTTGTTCTTCGGCACGGTGCTGCTGCGGCCGCATATCGAGCGGCACCTACCGGCCCCGTTCACCTCACCCGCCCAGCTGGAGAGGTGGGGTGTCGCCGTCAACGACATGATGCGCAGGGGCCAGATGCGCCCCGAGGATTAG
- the rplO gene encoding 50S ribosomal protein L15 has translation MSVIKLHDLKPAPGEKTAKTRVGRGEGSKGKTAGRGTKGTKARKNVPSTFEGGQMPIHMRLPKLKGFRNRFRTEYGVVNIGELGKAFPDGGTVGVDELVAKGLVRKNVLVKVLGDGKLSAKVDVTAHKFSGSAREAITAAGGSATEL, from the coding sequence ATGAGCGTCATCAAACTGCACGACCTGAAGCCGGCGCCGGGCGAGAAGACCGCCAAGACGCGCGTCGGCCGTGGTGAAGGTTCCAAGGGTAAGACCGCGGGCCGCGGCACCAAGGGCACCAAGGCCCGTAAGAACGTCCCCTCGACGTTCGAGGGTGGCCAGATGCCGATCCACATGCGTCTGCCCAAGCTGAAGGGTTTCCGTAACCGCTTCCGCACCGAGTACGGCGTCGTCAACATCGGCGAGCTGGGCAAGGCGTTCCCGGACGGCGGCACCGTTGGTGTCGACGAGCTGGTGGCCAAGGGCCTGGTGCGTAAGAACGTGCTGGTGAAGGTCCTCGGCGACGGCAAGCTGTCGGCCAAGGTCGATGTCACCGCGCACAAGTTCAGTGGCAGCGCCCGCGAGGCGATCACTGCTGCCGGCGGCTCGGCGACCGAGCTGTAG
- the rplE gene encoding 50S ribosomal protein L5, with amino-acid sequence MTTVENTAKVQPRLKQRYREEIKDALNKEFNYANVMQIPGVVKVVVNMGVGDAARDAKLINGAVNDLALITGQKPEIRKARKSIAQFKLREGMPIGARVTLRGDRMWEFLDRLVSIALPRIRDFRGLSPKQFDGNGNYTFGLAEQSVFHEIDVDSIDRPRGMDITVVTTATNDDEGRVLLRALGFPFKEN; translated from the coding sequence ATGACCACCGTAGAAAACACCGCCAAGGTGCAGCCGCGGCTGAAGCAGCGCTACCGCGAGGAAATCAAGGACGCGCTCAACAAAGAGTTCAACTACGCCAACGTGATGCAGATCCCGGGCGTGGTGAAGGTCGTCGTGAACATGGGTGTCGGTGACGCCGCCCGAGACGCCAAGCTGATCAACGGCGCGGTCAACGACCTCGCCCTGATCACCGGCCAGAAGCCGGAGATCCGCAAGGCCCGCAAGTCGATCGCACAGTTCAAGCTGCGCGAGGGCATGCCCATCGGCGCCCGCGTCACGCTGCGCGGCGACCGGATGTGGGAGTTCCTCGACCGTCTCGTGTCGATCGCGCTGCCCCGTATCCGCGACTTCCGTGGCCTGAGCCCCAAGCAGTTCGACGGCAACGGCAACTACACCTTCGGGCTCGCCGAGCAGTCGGTGTTCCACGAGATCGACGTGGACTCCATCGACCGCCCCCGTGGCATGGACATCACCGTGGTCACCACGGCGACCAACGACGATGAAGGACGAGTGCTGCTGCGGGCCCTCGGCTTCCCGTTCAAGGAGAACTGA
- the sppA gene encoding signal peptide peptidase SppA produces the protein MFGFLPGTTELRAIVRKVDTARHNGVPDGCVLELDLQAMPPETTGFDPMALISAGGKPITLRQAVAAIDRAAKDDRVAGLIARVQIPAAAPGSVQELREAIVAFGELKPTLAWAETYPGTLSYYLASAFREVWMQPSGTVGLVGFATNAMFLRDALDKVGIEAQFVARGEYKSAANLFTQDSYTDAHREADSAMIESLHAQVRTAVAASRHLDGAAVDALADKAPLLRDDAVTGGLIDRIGFRDEAYARIAELSGGAAVADGEDAPPRLFLSRYARATAAKPIPNIPGLNNKPTIAVVTLHGPIVSGRGGPQVLPIGNSSAGGDTIAAALREAVADDDVSAIVLRVDSPGGSVTGSETIWREVVRARAAGKPVVASMGAVAASGGYYVSMAADEIVANAGTITGSIGVVTGKLVARELKDRLGVGTDSVRTNANADAWSVNAPFTAEQHAHVEAEADLFYTDFVQRVADGRKLSVEDVDAVARGRVWTGADAKERGLVDELGGLRTAITRAKVLAGVAPDAAARLVSCPGSSLLDMLRPKASSQPVAASLPQALGALLGRSVVGALDQAHSAVSGVTALWLGDYRF, from the coding sequence ATGTTCGGATTTCTCCCAGGCACCACAGAACTGCGCGCCATCGTCCGCAAGGTGGACACGGCCCGGCACAACGGCGTGCCCGACGGGTGTGTGCTGGAACTGGACCTGCAGGCGATGCCGCCGGAGACCACCGGATTCGATCCGATGGCGCTGATCTCGGCCGGCGGCAAGCCGATCACCCTGCGTCAGGCCGTCGCCGCCATCGACCGTGCCGCGAAGGACGATCGGGTGGCCGGTCTGATCGCCCGGGTACAGATCCCCGCGGCAGCGCCGGGCTCGGTGCAGGAACTGCGCGAGGCCATCGTCGCCTTCGGCGAGCTGAAGCCGACACTGGCTTGGGCCGAAACGTATCCCGGCACGTTGTCCTACTACCTGGCCTCGGCGTTCCGCGAGGTGTGGATGCAGCCGTCGGGCACGGTCGGGCTGGTCGGTTTCGCGACCAATGCGATGTTCCTGCGCGATGCCCTGGACAAGGTGGGGATCGAGGCCCAGTTCGTGGCCCGTGGCGAATACAAGTCGGCGGCAAACCTTTTCACGCAGGACAGCTACACCGACGCGCATCGGGAAGCGGACAGCGCGATGATCGAGAGCCTGCACGCGCAGGTGCGTACCGCGGTCGCGGCATCGCGGCACCTCGACGGCGCCGCGGTGGATGCGCTGGCCGACAAGGCCCCGCTGCTGCGCGATGACGCGGTGACCGGCGGGCTGATCGACCGCATCGGTTTCCGCGACGAGGCCTACGCGCGGATCGCCGAACTCAGCGGCGGCGCAGCGGTTGCCGACGGTGAGGACGCGCCACCTCGGCTGTTCCTGTCTCGATACGCGCGGGCCACCGCCGCCAAACCGATACCGAACATCCCCGGTCTGAACAACAAACCGACCATCGCGGTGGTCACGCTGCACGGACCGATCGTCAGTGGGCGCGGCGGACCGCAGGTGCTGCCGATCGGCAATTCCAGCGCGGGCGGGGACACCATCGCCGCCGCCCTGCGCGAGGCCGTCGCCGATGACGACGTATCGGCGATCGTCTTGCGGGTGGACAGCCCCGGTGGCTCGGTGACGGGTTCGGAGACCATTTGGCGGGAGGTGGTCCGGGCCAGGGCCGCCGGCAAGCCCGTGGTGGCGTCCATGGGTGCCGTCGCCGCTTCCGGCGGCTACTACGTGTCGATGGCCGCCGACGAGATCGTCGCCAACGCCGGCACGATCACCGGTTCGATCGGTGTGGTCACCGGCAAGTTGGTGGCCCGTGAGCTCAAGGACCGTCTCGGGGTGGGTACCGATTCGGTGCGCACCAACGCCAATGCCGACGCTTGGTCGGTCAATGCGCCGTTCACCGCGGAACAGCACGCCCACGTGGAAGCCGAGGCCGATCTCTTCTACACCGACTTCGTGCAGCGGGTCGCCGACGGCCGCAAGCTGTCGGTCGAGGATGTCGACGCGGTGGCCCGAGGCCGGGTGTGGACCGGGGCGGACGCGAAGGAGCGTGGTCTGGTCGACGAACTCGGCGGTCTGCGCACCGCGATCACCCGGGCCAAGGTGCTCGCCGGCGTGGCGCCCGACGCCGCCGCCCGCTTGGTGAGCTGCCCGGGCTCGTCGCTTCTGGACATGTTGCGGCCCAAGGCGTCATCGCAGCCCGTGGCCGCCTCCCTGCCGCAGGCACTCGGCGCGCTGCTGGGCCGTTCGGTCGTCGGGGCGCTGGATCAGGCGCACAGTGCCGTCAGCGGTGTGACGGCACTGTGGCTGGGGGACTATCGCTTCTGA
- the rplX gene encoding 50S ribosomal protein L24 — translation MKVHKGDTVLVISGKDKGAKGKVLEAYPTRDKVLVEGVNRIKKHTAQSQNERGASSGGIVTQEAAIHVSNVMVVDSDGNPTRIGYRVDEESGKKIRVSKRNGKDI, via the coding sequence ATGAAGGTGCACAAGGGCGACACCGTGCTCGTCATCTCCGGTAAGGACAAGGGCGCCAAGGGCAAGGTCCTCGAGGCCTACCCGACCCGCGACAAGGTTCTCGTCGAGGGTGTCAACCGGATCAAGAAGCACACCGCTCAGTCGCAGAACGAGCGTGGCGCGTCCTCGGGCGGCATCGTCACGCAGGAGGCGGCAATCCACGTCTCCAACGTGATGGTCGTCGACTCCGACGGCAACCCGACCCGCATCGGCTACCGCGTCGACGAGGAGTCCGGCAAGAAGATCCGCGTCTCCAAGCGCAATGGCAAGGACATCTGA
- the rpsH gene encoding 30S ribosomal protein S8 — MTMTDPIADFLTRLRNANSAYHDEVTLPHSKIKANIAEILKSEGYISDFRTEDARVGKALVVQLKYGPSRERSIAGLRRVSKPGLRVYAKSTNLPRVLGGLGVAIISTSSGLLTDRQASRQGVGGEVLAYVW, encoded by the coding sequence ATGACGATGACCGATCCCATCGCAGACTTCTTGACGCGTCTGCGTAACGCCAATTCGGCGTACCACGACGAGGTGACGCTGCCTCACTCGAAGATCAAGGCCAATATCGCCGAGATCCTCAAGAGTGAGGGCTACATCTCCGATTTCCGCACCGAGGATGCCCGCGTCGGCAAGGCCCTGGTCGTGCAGCTCAAGTACGGCCCCAGCCGTGAGCGCAGCATCGCCGGCCTGCGTCGGGTGAGCAAGCCCGGCCTGCGGGTCTACGCGAAGTCCACCAATCTGCCTCGGGTGCTCGGCGGCCTGGGCGTGGCGATCATCTCCACGTCCTCGGGTCTGCTCACCGATCGCCAGGCATCTCGACAAGGCGTGGGCGGCGAAGTCCTCGCTTACGTCTGGTAG